Part of the Propionimicrobium sp. PCR01-08-3 genome, GAACATCACCGCCCATCGGTGCGGGAACGGGGCCTTGCTGTGGGCTTCCTGCCGCGATCCGAGTTGCAGGAAGGTCCAGGCCTCCACCGTGAGGAAGGTCAGTGGGATGACCTCGAGCGCGGAGAAGAACGCGCCCAGCGCCATGTGCTCGACCGGCGTCCCGGAGAAGTACAGGTGATGCATCGTGCCGATGACCCCACCCACCGAGTAGAGGATGACGTCGAGGAAGATGATCTGGATCGCGATCTTGCGCCGTACCACGCCGAGCATGACGAAGATGTAGGCGACCATCACCGTGGTGAACAGTTCGAGGAAGTCCTCAACCCACAGATGGACGACCCAGAACCGCCAGAACTCGGCGACGGTGAGGTGGCTGTCGTTCGTGGCGAGTAGGCCGACGGCATAGAAGGCCGGGATTGCCAGCCCCGCGTACAGGAACAGCCACGGCATGCTGAACTTGGATTCGGTTCGCAGCCGCGATCGGATGGCGCGATAGATCATCAGAATCCAGAGGAACAGCCCGACGACCAGCAGGATCTGCCAGAACCGTGGCAGGTCGAGATATTCCCACTGCTGGTCGAAGAAGATGGATCCCTTGGCCCAGTCGGGGCCGAAGGTGCTGATCGCGGTTCCGGCGAGAGTGCCGCCGACGACTATCGCCAACGCCCCGAGCAAACCGTAGGCCAGCACATGCTGTCGGCGCGGTTCGCGGCCCGAGATGATCGGGGCCAGGAAGAGTGCGGCGGCAAGGAAGGCCGCTGCCGTCCAGAACAAGGAGAGTTGGACGTGCCAGGTCCGGGCGAGGTTGTACGGCAGGAGTTGGGCGAGATCCAGGCCGAAGAAGCCGGACAGGTCGGCCCGGTAGTGCTCGACCGCAGCTCCGAGGAGGGCCTGGCCCAGGAATAGCAGGGCGACGACGAAGAAGAACCATGCTGTGGCCCGCTGCGTCTTGGTGATTCCGACGGTACCGGGCTGGAGGAAGGAAAGAGTCGGTGCTTCGCTGCCGTGCCAGCCGATGGACTTGCTCCACCGGCCGTAAAGCGCGAACAGGGCACCGAGGCCCGCAAGCAGGGCGATCAGGGACATCGCGGACCAGACCAGGATGTCTGCTGATGGTCGATTGTCGACGCGCGGCTCGGCCGGCCAGTTGTTCGTATATGAGTAGTTGTGGCCCGGACGCTCCGCCGCGGCCGCCCATGCCGTCCACGCGAAGAAGCTGGTGAGCTCGTGGATCTCCTGTGGGTCGGTGACCACCGACGGGATCAGCCCATGTTCGGTGGTGGGGACGCCGAAGTACTCCGCGTAGTACTCCACGGCCGCCTCGAAGGCACTGATCTGCTCTTCGGTGAATACCAGGGTGCCGGTCGTCTCGTCGAAGCGGTTGGTGCGCATCATGTCGACGACTGCTTCGGCCGGGTCGGCCACGCCTTGTTCCCGCAGTGCTGCGAGCACATGTTCACTCGACGTGCGCAGATACTCGGCGGTGTAGTCGGGCCCGAGGTAGGCGCCGTGACCGACGATGGAGCCGAACTGCTGGAGGCCACGCCGTAGAAAGATCTCTTGGCCTGCGGTGATGTCGTCACCGGTGAAGACCACCTCGCCGTCGGAGCTCACCACCTGCCGCGGTTGTGGCATGGAGTCGCTGTAGGTGCGGAACGCCAGCACTCCCATCACGAAGAACCCGAAGATCAGTACCAAGGCGACACCTTGAACCCATGCCTTCGAGATCGCGATCTCTGCCTTCGAGGGCTGCTGGAGACCCTTGCCGTTGATGCTCACGCCAGATCCACCTTCCGTGCCGACCGACGATGTCTCGCGGTAAGAAGCCGTACTGATTGGGTACCGATCAGCACACCTTAAGCCGCCGACGAGTAATTTGCACAGGTTTTTTGGAAAAATAATCTCACCTACCGCGCCGACGGGCAGAGGTGCCGACCTCCGGCCCGTCCGAGATGGCCGTCACAAAGCCGGGAATTGTTCCGGATCAACCGTCGAGGTCATCCGGAGGGATCCTGGTGAGAGGATCGGGGCGAGCAGCGGGGAGCCGACAGTTGATGATGAATTGCCAGGCTGCGTCGCGAGGTCGCTTAACGGATGCGAGCGAATGAGATCTTGAAATGACTTCTTTCGCGTCTGCAGAGCCCGGCCGTAGCCGGGCGTGAGCACAGAGCTCCGCCGATGTCGGTTGTTCGAATAAAGCAATTTTGGTGGGCGCAGTCGGACTCGAACCAACGACCTGCTGCTTGTAAGGCAGCTGCTCTAACCAACTGAGCTATGCGCCCCGCGCGCTAGATACTAGCCGATGTTGATGCGCGCCTTCACCAGGGTGGCGACGGTCTTGCCGTCCGCCTGGCCCGCGACCTTCTCATTGACGGCCTTCACGATGCTGCCCATCTGACGCATGGTTGGCTTCGCTCCAAGCTCGGCTTCGGTAGCGGCCATCTGCGCGTCCACGATCGCGGTCAGTTCCGCCTCACTGAGTTGCTTGGGCAGATAGCGTCCCAAGAACTCTGCCTCGGCGGCCTCCTTCTCGGCGAGTTCCGGACGCCCCGCAGCGGCGTAAGTCTCGGCGGATTCCGTGCGCGAGTGCTGCTCCTTGGTCAGTACCTTGATCTCCTCGGCTTCACTCAGATCATGAGCTTCATCACCGGCGACCTCGGCGTATTGAATTGCCGCCAGGGCCATCCGGATCGTCGACTTCGCGAAATCATCGCGCTGCTTCATCGCAGTAGTCAGATCCTTGCGCAACTGATTCTTGATATCACCCACGGGTTTTCTCCTCAATCGAGACGGCACCGTCCATTGTTTCACGTTCGATCCCACCCCGACCGCAGGAGTTCGTTCGAGTCGTGCAGCGGGGGAGCGTAAGCATGACAACAGTCGATGCCTGACCGCAGCCCGGCAGGAGTGCGGGAGGAGGCCTCCTGGATTGAACCACGTTGCGAGGCGTGACTCGGCTTGCAGCACCCTTTCGTGCTGGTGGCGCGGATCGCCTTGCCGACGTGGTCTGAGAGCCTGACGGGCTATGCGGACATTCTCATTTGAGATATACGCCAGCTCCCGCACCTTCTACGTGCTCCCGCACCTTCTACGTGCTCCTGGAACTTTTACGTGGGCCAGATCGTGTACTGGTTGCGGTTATGCGCAGACGGTAGACTTTCGGTTCGTGGCAGTTGCAGATCTCCCCGATACCATCCATGAACTCGACCGGTCGCTGACGTCGATCGAGGCCGTTGTCGACCCCGCGAAGAAGAAGGACGAGATCTCCAGGCTTGAGAAGGAAGCCGCCGCCCCCGACCTGTGGAACGACCAGGCGAACGCGCAGCGAGTAACCAGCAGGTTGTCCAGGCTTCAGGCCGATGTCGAACGCGTCGAAGGCCTGCGGCAGCGGCTGGACGATGCACAGGTGCTCCTCGAACTCGCCGCCGAGGAGGGCGACAAGGACTCGTCCGCCGAGGTCGAGCGTGAGGTCGGCGCACTGAAGACGGAGATCGAAGCACTCGAGGTGCGAACGCTGCTGAGCGGCGAGTACGACGAACGAGATGCGTTGGTGACCATCCGCTCCGAAGCCGGGGGCGTGGACGCGGCAGACTTCGCGTCCATGCTGCTTCGGATGTACGAACGCTGGGCCGAGCGGCATGACTACTCGACCGAGGTCTACGACATCAGCTACGCCGAAGAAGCCGGCATCAAGTCGGCCACCTTCACCGTGAAATCGCCCTACGCGTACGGCACACTGTCGGTCGAACAGGGTACCCACCGGCTGGTGCGGATCAGCCCGTTCGACAACCAGGGACGTCGCCAGACGAGCTTTGCGGGCGTCGAGGTCCTGCCGGTGGTGGAGGAAACCGACCACATCGACATCCCCGAAGCAGACATCCGCGTCGACGTCTTCCGCAGCTCCGGACCAGGCGGCCAATCGGTCAACACTACCGACTCTGCGGTGCGCATCACCCATCTGCCGACCGGACTGGTCGTCAGCTGCCAGAACGAGAAGAGCCAGATTCAGAACAAGGCTGCCGCGCTGCGCGTCCTGCAGGCCCGGTTGTTGGAGAAGGCCCGCCTCGATCGCGAGGCCGAGATGAACGCCTTGAAGTCGGACGGCAACTCGTGGGGCTCGCAGATGCGCAGCTACGTGCTGCACCCTTATCAGATGGTCAAGGACCTGCGCACCAACTACGAGACCGGAAACGTCGATGCCGTCTTCGACGGAGAAATCGACTCCTTCATCGATGCCGGCATCCGCTGGCGCCGCCAGGAGGAGAACGCCGCCTGATCTATGGCGTGGCGAGTTGCTCCGCGAATACAACCGTTTACACTCATGACGTGGACTGAGAGTTTCTCAGGAATTGTGGCATGCGTGCTGCCGGAGAAGTCTCTCGCCTTCCAAACGCTACGAACAGGACGGTCACGTGATCACCTTCGAGGACGTATCGAAGACCTATTCAGGCCAGACCAACCCTGCTCTGCGGCACATCAGCCTGCAGATCGACAAAGGGGAATTTGTCTTCCTCGTCGGTACCTCCGGATCGGGAAAATCGACGTTCCTGCGCATGATCTTGCGTGAATACCGGCCGACGTCCGGTCAGATCTTCGTGTTGGGCAAAGACCTCGGACGCCTCCATCAGTGGAAGGTTCCTGCGCTGCGCCGCCAGATCGGCACGGTCTTTCAGGACTTCCGGCTATTGCCCGGCAAGACCGTTTACGAGAATGTGGCCTTCGGTCTGCAGGTGCTCGGACGCCCCTCCTCGCAGATTCGCCAGGTGGTGCCCGAGATCGTCGATCTGGTCGGGCTGTCCGGCAAAGAAGATCGTCAACCCGAAGCCTTGTCGGGTGGTGAACAGCAGCGTGTGGCCATCGCCCGGGCGATCGTGAATCGTCCGAAGATCCTCATCGCGGATGAGCCGACCGGAAACCTCGACCCACAGACCAGCGTCGGCATCATGAAGCTGTTGGATCGGATCAACAAACGTGACACGACGGTGATCATGGCCACCCACGATCAGACCATCGTCGACCAGATGCGCAAGCGCGTCCTCGAACTCGACCAGGGCAACCTGGTCCGTGACCAGGTCCGCGGCGTCTACGGCACCGCCTGAGAGCGTCGATCCATGCAGAGAGAGCACTGAAATATGCGACATACCTTCCGTGAGACGCTGTCGGGCCTGAAGCGCAACGCATCGATGACCATTTCGGTCATCGTGACCATGACCGTTTCGCTCACCCTTTTCGGCCTGTCCGTGATGACCTTCCAGGAGGTCGAGCGGGTCAAGGGCCGCTGGTACGACAAGATCGAGATCTCGGTCTTCTTGTGCACCCAGGATTCGGCCGGTACCAGCCAGTCCGGAAATTGCGAGCCGGGGCAGGCAACCACTGACGACCAACGCGACAACATCAACAGTAGGCTCGAATCGAATCCCGAGGTGCTGCAGGTCTTCTACGAATCCAAGGAAGAGGCCTACGACGAATACCGCAACACCTACGCCGATTCCCCCCTGCTGGACAGTCTGACGGTCGAGCAGATGCAGGATTCGTTCCGAATCAAGCTGGTTGACCCGGAGAACTACCAAGGCGTGGTGTCCGAAGCGGCCAGTCTTCCCGGTGTGCAAAACGTGCTCGACCTGCACGAGGTGCTCGACCCGATCTTCTCGGTATTGAACGGCCTCAAATGGGGGACCATGGGGTTGGCCGTTCTGCTGCTGGTGGCGGCCATGCTGCAGATCGGCAACACCATTCGGATGTCGGCATTCACCCGGCGCCGAGAAATCGGAATCATGCGTCTGGTCGGCGCATCGAATGTCTACATCATGCTGCCGTTCGTGCTCGAAGCGCTGTTCGCCGGCATCATCAGCACGATCATTTCGGGCGGAGCGCTGCTCGGTTCCTATGAATTTCTCATCCAACGCAACGCTAAAGTCTCGATCCAGGCTTTACCTTGGATTACGTGGGGTGACGCCTGGTTTGCTGTCGGGCTGGTTGCCATCGTTGCGGTTGTGCTGTCTATCGTGCCCACGTTGGTCACGACGCGGAGGTATCTCCGCGTCTAAACGTTGGACGCATAGACAGGGGGCTGAGTGCCGTGACTCAAAGTCCTACCCGGACTGCCCGCAAGCAATTAAATATCTTCCGCAGGTCGAACTGGCTGAGGCGAGGCCTCATCGGGTTGATCGCTCTCGGATCTGTCAGCATGGTGAGTGCTCCGGCGCTCGCAGACGATCTCGACGATCAGCAGTCTGATCTGCAGAACCAGCTTCAGCAGTCGGATCAGGCAATCGACTCCCACCACGCCGAGCTCGACGCGGCTACCGCCGAGGTCGTGAATTCACGCCAAGCACTCGCGGACGCACAGGCGACGCTGGCCAAGGCACAAAGCGACAGGGACGCCGCCCAGGCCGTCGACGCCCAGAAGGCTGCCGACCTGGAAAGCGCCGAGCAGGAACTCACCGACGCGCAAAGCGCCGTCTCGCTCGGTAAGGACGCTGTGGAGGCCCAGCAGGCCAAGGCTGCGAACGACATGCGCGTCGCTCATCAGCAAAACACCGGAATGCTGTCGTTGGGCATGCTCTTCGTTGACGGTCAGGACGCCGGTAGCGTCAGCTCTCGCGTCCAGTGGGCATCGACGCTGTACAACGCAAACTCGAACGAACTGAACAGGCTCACCGAGTTGCAGTTGCAGCTGCAGAACGCGCAGACCGAGATGGCGACCCTCGAAGACGGTGCCCGCGTCGCCAGAGAGGCGGCTGCGGCGCAGCTGAGCGTCACTCAGGCGGCCGAACAAGCCGCCGACGACGCTGCGGGCCAGGTTGCCGGATTGGTGGCGGCCAATGAGGCTGCGGAGGCGAACGCCGCGCAGATTCTTGCCGATGAGCGAGCCGCCAACGAATCCATGCAAGCAGAGATGGATTCGGTCACTCAGCAGATTCAAGAGCGCAACGAGCGCCGGGCCGCCGAAGCGGCAGCGGCGGCTGCGGCAGCTCAGGCAGCAGCTGAGGCTCAGGCTGCGGCTGACGCCCAGGCAGCTGCGGATGCGCAGGCGGCTGCGGACGCGCAGGCGGCTGCCGATGCTGCCGCACAACAGGCCGAGCAGCAAAGCTGGTCCGATGATAGCTATTCCGGCGACAGCTACTACGAGGAGCCCGCGGCACAGGCAGCGCCTGCCCCAGCAGCATCGAGTTCGGGATTCCCGCTCTATATGCCTGCCAACGGCCCTTACACCTCGCCGTTCGGATGGCGCACCAACCCGGTGCTCGGATACTCCGAACTGCATGACGGCACCGATATCGGGGCCGCCTGCAACACGCCGGTCTACGCGGCGGCCAGCGGCACCGTGACCCAGGCGATTCCCGAAGGCTCGAGCGGTGGCTGGGGCAACAGGGTCGTCCTCGACAACGGCGTGATCGATGGAGTGGCGGTGAGCACCGGATACAACCACATGACCAACTACATCGTCGGGGTGGGGCAATCGGTGAGCCGTGGCGAGGTCATCGGGTACATCGGAACCACCGGACTATCGACCGGATGCCATCTGCACTTCCACGTGTGGATCGATGGCAATGTGAGCGACGCTGCACCGTATTTGTGATCGGTTCTCCGCGGGTCTCCTGATTCGATCAGGCATCTGATAGGCCGCGGCCGTCGGACATCCGAGCCCCGTTCAGGCAGTTGGTAGGCTGTCTGGGCGGGGCTCGCGCATGCCCCGCGTCCGAAAACGGGCTGCAGACACGCAGATCGTGCGGATAGCTGGCAGGTAGTTCCATTCGGACGAGTAAGCGGTCGGCTCGCAGGATGCGCAGTGGGCGGACGTAGACCTAGCAGGCAGGGAAGTCGGGAGTAGTCATGGCACGGGAGAAGGGCATCAAAGCGGTCGCCCGCAACAAGAAGGCGCTGCATGACTACAACATCGGCGATCGGGTCGAGGCCGGCATCGTGCTCACCGGCACCGAGGTGAAGTCGCTGAGGGCCGGACGCGCCACTTTGACCGATGCATTCGCCACCGTCGATGACGGTGAAGTCTGGCTGCGCAATGCGAACATTCCCGAATACGAGTTCGGCACCTTCCATAACCATGCGGCCAAGCGCAATCGCAAGTTGCTGCTGCACCGCAGCCAGATCCACAAACTTGAGCGCGAACTCGGTGACACCGGACGCACGCTCGTCCCGCTGTCGATCTACTTCAGCGATGGTTTCGCCAAGGTCGAACTCGCTGTGGGCACCGGCAAGAAAGAATGGGACAAGCGCCAGACCATAGCCGCCCGCGACATGCAGCGTGACGTCGAGCGCGAGATGGCCGATCGCAGGCGTCGGCACGGACGCTGAGGACGGGTCCTCAGCCTCATCGCCGGTTTTCGCCTACTGCGCCTCGCCTACGAGGCACACCGACTTCGTCTCCTGCGCTAAGCAGGTCTCCAGCTTGTCCTCGTGCGACTCGACTTACCCTGCTGGTCGTAGTGGTCATGACACGGGAACTTTATTGAACGAGCCCGGGTTCGTTGAGTCGCAGTGCTAGTCCGTCGCATTTTCCCTTATGGCAGTATTATCGCGCTCCTCGGCTGGTGAGCTATTGGTGTGCAAGATCCCGGTTCGCGCAAACATCAGCTGGGCTGAATCGTCATCACTCCAGCATCAGGCGCAGGCTCCCGGTTCGTGCGAACATCAGTAACCCATCGCATGGGAATATTGCGTGGTGCGCTATCGTTAAGAGACTGATAACTCAACAGGGGGTGACTGGTTTCGACTGGGGATGGTAGTTCCAGAAGAAGCGGGTCGAGAATCCAAGGTCAACTCGTAAATGTCCCTTGGGAACCAATAAGTGCCAACGCAAAGAGCACTGACTTCGCTCTCGCTGCCTGAGCAGTGACCGAAGGGTCAGCCCGGATGTAGCCTTCCGTCCGGATCCTGGCCTCATTTAGAGGGCTTGCTCATCAGCTCCAGCTTGGAGGGCTGATGGGGACTTAAACCAGGCTGGGCTTGTCTGCAACATGCTGACGTGAGTGCAGGAGCCAAGCAGAACGTCTAGTCAGCTGCACCCGGAGAATGTCTGCAACGCCTCATCAGGACGCGGGTTCAATTCCCGCCACCTCCACGAAGTCCGAGAGGAGAGAAAGCTTGCTTTCTCTTCCGAGGACAAGGCAGAGGTTGAGCCGCGTAGCGGCGAACACCTCCACTTATGTGAAGTCCCGCGACATCGTTCAGTGATGTTGCGGGATTTTTCGTGTTTTTGGCGCGGGTATGTTGCGGGTCATCGTGCATGGTTTGGGGTGGGTGTTGCGGGTCATCGTTCACTTGGTGTGTCGGGTCATCGTTCATTTTTTCTTTTGGTAGTTGCGGGTTGGGTCGATGGTGTGTTCGGCGATGATTTCGCCGGTGGCGCGGTTGATGGTCATGGTGTGGGGGCCGTGTGTGAGGAGGAGGACTCGCGTGTTGGCGTGGGGTCTGCCGATGGCGAGGTGTCGGAGTTTGGGTCTGATGCAGGAACAGGTGACATTGAACATGGCTAGTCAAGAGCGCTGGCCTGGAAGGATGTCATCATGCCCAAGCCGTTCCCCAAGGAGTTCCGTGACGACGTGGTCCGTGTCGCGGAGAATCGTGATCCAGAAGTCACTCTCGCGCAGATCGCGAAAGACTTCGGCGTCCATGTCGGCACTCTCGACAAGTGGATGCGACAAGCCCGCATCGAGGCCGGTGATCAGCCGGGCGAGACGAAGCAGGAGTCCGTGGAGGTACGTGAGCTGCGTAAGCGCAACCGGCTCCTCGAGCAGGAGAACGAGGTGCTGCGTCGCGCGGCCGCGTATTTCGCGCAGGCGCATCTGCCGGGAAAAGGGACGCTTCTATGCCTCCGTGTCAAGCCATCCGAGTCCGAAGTTCTCGGAACAGAGACCTGCAGACGTATCGCTTGAGGCACCGTCGAATCTCGCGCTTGGAGAGCCCTTCGGCACGCCGGCGCTCAACGTATTCGCAGGTGACGGGGTCGTAGCTCATCCGCGTGCGGACGACGACATCGACGGCACGGTTGAGTTGCCGGTCGCCCGAGCGGGAGAGTCGGTGGCGACTGGTGTTGCCCGAGGAGGCCGGCAATGGAGCTATACCGCCGAGAGCGGCGAAAGCCGCTTCAGAGCGCACCCGCCCGTGATGCGAGTACGAGGCCACCAGGATCGCTCCTGTGACCGCGCCGACCCCCGGGATGCTCTGGAGGCCCGGGGCAAGAGTCTCGGTCAGCACGGACAGCGCCTGGTGGTTCTGCTGAAGTGACCTGGTCTGCTCGATGATCGACTTGGCCAGCCTTCTTCCCTCTTCCCGGAAGACTCGTTTCGATGGCTGATCTCGCCCGGTTCGCCAGGTCGCGATGGTGGCGATTTGCGCGTCTGTGAGCGGTTTGCGCGCATCTATTCCGACGTCGGTGGTGCGCAGGAGTGCTGTGAGCGCGTTCTTGTTGGCCGTGCGCTGCTGATCGATCAGTGACCGGCTCGCCAGCAGCACGCGGAGCGCCGCGCGGTCACCGAAGCGACGTGGCTGAGCAAGTTTCTCGACGTCCGTGGAAAGCGCCGTTCGAGCGGCTGCTTCTGCATCCAGCGGGTCCGACTTGCCTGTTTGTGCTCGGGAACGGCGGTAGAGAGGTCGGATCTCGGCCACCTCGATCCCCTCTGTCAGAAGGGCGGTGGTGATGCCGGCACCGTACGAGGAAGTACCCTCCACGGCGGC contains:
- a CDS encoding peptidoglycan DD-metalloendopeptidase family protein; the encoded protein is MVSAPALADDLDDQQSDLQNQLQQSDQAIDSHHAELDAATAEVVNSRQALADAQATLAKAQSDRDAAQAVDAQKAADLESAEQELTDAQSAVSLGKDAVEAQQAKAANDMRVAHQQNTGMLSLGMLFVDGQDAGSVSSRVQWASTLYNANSNELNRLTELQLQLQNAQTEMATLEDGARVAREAAAAQLSVTQAAEQAADDAAGQVAGLVAANEAAEANAAQILADERAANESMQAEMDSVTQQIQERNERRAAEAAAAAAAAQAAAEAQAAADAQAAADAQAAADAQAAADAAAQQAEQQSWSDDSYSGDSYYEEPAAQAAPAPAASSSGFPLYMPANGPYTSPFGWRTNPVLGYSELHDGTDIGAACNTPVYAAASGTVTQAIPEGSSGGWGNRVVLDNGVIDGVAVSTGYNHMTNYIVGVGQSVSRGEVIGYIGTTGLSTGCHLHFHVWIDGNVSDAAPYL
- a CDS encoding cbb3-type cytochrome c oxidase subunit I; this translates as MGVLAFRTYSDSMPQPRQVVSSDGEVVFTGDDITAGQEIFLRRGLQQFGSIVGHGAYLGPDYTAEYLRTSSEHVLAALREQGVADPAEAVVDMMRTNRFDETTGTLVFTEEQISAFEAAVEYYAEYFGVPTTEHGLIPSVVTDPQEIHELTSFFAWTAWAAAAERPGHNYSYTNNWPAEPRVDNRPSADILVWSAMSLIALLAGLGALFALYGRWSKSIGWHGSEAPTLSFLQPGTVGITKTQRATAWFFFVVALLFLGQALLGAAVEHYRADLSGFFGLDLAQLLPYNLARTWHVQLSLFWTAAAFLAAALFLAPIISGREPRRQHVLAYGLLGALAIVVGGTLAGTAISTFGPDWAKGSIFFDQQWEYLDLPRFWQILLVVGLFLWILMIYRAIRSRLRTESKFSMPWLFLYAGLAIPAFYAVGLLATNDSHLTVAEFWRFWVVHLWVEDFLELFTTVMVAYIFVMLGVVRRKIAIQIIFLDVILYSVGGVIGTMHHLYFSGTPVEHMALGAFFSALEVIPLTFLTVEAWTFLQLGSRQEAHSKAPFPHRWAVMFLVAVGFWNFVGAGIFGFLINLPIVSYYQIGTALTANHAHGAMMGVYGMLAVGLALFALRYIVPPERWSDRLAKFSFWSLNLGLAWMVFATLLPLGVLQLWHSVSEGYYEARSLGYIAQPGNAVLEWMRLPGDVLLLLGVLPFLWHAWLGVRYGIKATVTRMEPETLFVEEHQQARHDRTGEAKSSSSGYASDRRSGAKEEPAP
- a CDS encoding IS110 family transposase; the encoded protein is MTTVTERYEHVVGIDTHARTHTYCIIESRTGAVVDTRSFPTTAPGMQRAVTWIRRRTHGKPVLAAVEGTSSYGAGITTALLTEGIEVAEIRPLYRRSRAQTGKSDPLDAEAAARTALSTDVEKLAQPRRFGDRAALRVLLASRSLIDQQRTANKNALTALLRTTDVGIDARKPLTDAQIATIATWRTGRDQPSKRVFREEGRRLAKSIIEQTRSLQQNHQALSVLTETLAPGLQSIPGVGAVTGAILVASYSHHGRVRSEAAFAALGGIAPLPASSGNTSRHRLSRSGDRQLNRAVDVVVRTRMSYDPVTCEYVERRRAEGLSKREIRRCLKRYVCRSLFRELRTRMA
- the smpB gene encoding SsrA-binding protein SmpB, with amino-acid sequence MAREKGIKAVARNKKALHDYNIGDRVEAGIVLTGTEVKSLRAGRATLTDAFATVDDGEVWLRNANIPEYEFGTFHNHAAKRNRKLLLHRSQIHKLERELGDTGRTLVPLSIYFSDGFAKVELAVGTGKKEWDKRQTIAARDMQRDVEREMADRRRRHGR
- the ftsE gene encoding cell division ATP-binding protein FtsE, coding for MITFEDVSKTYSGQTNPALRHISLQIDKGEFVFLVGTSGSGKSTFLRMILREYRPTSGQIFVLGKDLGRLHQWKVPALRRQIGTVFQDFRLLPGKTVYENVAFGLQVLGRPSSQIRQVVPEIVDLVGLSGKEDRQPEALSGGEQQRVAIARAIVNRPKILIADEPTGNLDPQTSVGIMKLLDRINKRDTTVIMATHDQTIVDQMRKRVLELDQGNLVRDQVRGVYGTA
- the prfB gene encoding peptide chain release factor 2; protein product: MAVADLPDTIHELDRSLTSIEAVVDPAKKKDEISRLEKEAAAPDLWNDQANAQRVTSRLSRLQADVERVEGLRQRLDDAQVLLELAAEEGDKDSSAEVEREVGALKTEIEALEVRTLLSGEYDERDALVTIRSEAGGVDAADFASMLLRMYERWAERHDYSTEVYDISYAEEAGIKSATFTVKSPYAYGTLSVEQGTHRLVRISPFDNQGRRQTSFAGVEVLPVVEETDHIDIPEADIRVDVFRSSGPGGQSVNTTDSAVRITHLPTGLVVSCQNEKSQIQNKAAALRVLQARLLEKARLDREAEMNALKSDGNSWGSQMRSYVLHPYQMVKDLRTNYETGNVDAVFDGEIDSFIDAGIRWRRQEENAA
- a CDS encoding GatB/YqeY domain-containing protein, with protein sequence MGDIKNQLRKDLTTAMKQRDDFAKSTIRMALAAIQYAEVAGDEAHDLSEAEEIKVLTKEQHSRTESAETYAAAGRPELAEKEAAEAEFLGRYLPKQLSEAELTAIVDAQMAATEAELGAKPTMRQMGSIVKAVNEKVAGQADGKTVATLVKARINIG
- the ftsX gene encoding permease-like cell division protein FtsX, which produces MRHTFRETLSGLKRNASMTISVIVTMTVSLTLFGLSVMTFQEVERVKGRWYDKIEISVFLCTQDSAGTSQSGNCEPGQATTDDQRDNINSRLESNPEVLQVFYESKEEAYDEYRNTYADSPLLDSLTVEQMQDSFRIKLVDPENYQGVVSEAASLPGVQNVLDLHEVLDPIFSVLNGLKWGTMGLAVLLLVAAMLQIGNTIRMSAFTRRREIGIMRLVGASNVYIMLPFVLEALFAGIISTIISGGALLGSYEFLIQRNAKVSIQALPWITWGDAWFAVGLVAIVAVVLSIVPTLVTTRRYLRV